The sequence below is a genomic window from Lolium perenne isolate Kyuss_39 chromosome 7, Kyuss_2.0, whole genome shotgun sequence.
GGTGGGTTCGGTATCAAGGACCTTCGCCGGCAGAACAGGAGCTTGTTGCTTAATTTTCTCCACAAAATCCACCAACCTAACCCCCTACCCTGGAAGAACTGTTTTTCTCACATGCAGGTCGAGATCTTGGGGAGTCTTCCTCACCCCCTCCTTCCTGGAGAGGATCGTCGATGAGTGCCTTCCGCTTTACCGGGCTACCACCAGGGTGACGGTGGTGTCCGGAACCACCTCCTCCTTCTGGCACGACAGGTGGCTCCCAGGCGACCCGCTGGCAAAGCGGTTCTCCGCACTCTACTCCCACTGCACACGGCCCCAGGCCTCGGTGGCCACGGTGGCCTCCCACGGCCTCGACTTGCAGCCTCGGCTCTCTGCGGTGGCTGAGGGGGAGCTTCGTCTGGTCCTACAGCACCTGCACGCcacccccctccgggagggagcgGACTTTAGGCGTATGGCATCTCCTGCCGCGCCGCTCTTCAGCACCCGACAGGCGTACCGACTCCTCTCGCCCGTCCAACCCCTGATGTTTCTGCTTGCCGGTTGTGGGCTTTGCACCTCCCCACGAAACTGAGGATCTTCGCCTACCTTGCCGACATCGACCAGCTGAGAACTCGGGCCAACCAGTTCTACAAAAGTTGCGCACCCTCGGATGTGTGCGCAGCTTGCCCACAGGTTGAGACCCGTCGACACCTCTTCTTCGACTGCTACCTTGCGAGGGAGACCTGGCACTGcttggccatccggatccccctgGGGCCCTTCTCTATTTGGGAGCTTCCGTCCCCCCTCCCCATTCCTACCCCGATTTGGCATGCCAGAGTGGCTGCCATCCTCTGGGGGCTCTGGAAGGCCCGAAACGATCTCCTCTTCAATGCTTGCACAgttactgatgggattcgtagcatagaaaacaaaaaaattcctaccgcgagaacgcaatccaagccaagatgcaatctagaagacggtagcaacgaggggatgaacgagacgaacccttgaagatttccaaagcctacaagaggaggctcttgttgctgcggtagatgatcacttgccgctttcaaaagcgcgtagaagatcttgacggtgccacaatcgggtagcacctccgtactcggtcacacgttcggtgttgatgaagacgacgtccttctccccattccagcgggcagcggaagtagtagatcctcctcggaatcccggcagcacgacggcgtggtggcggtggtggtggagatctccaacagagcttcgcctaaactatgtgggagagagagggaggagggaaccgctagggtttctgggagagggggctcttggggggtgaggccatggtggtcttggtgtggccgaccagcccctcccctcccctctttatataggtggaagccccaaggattaggtcaaaagtctccgaataagaccccaacataaaaccttccatatgaccaaacctaggggaagtgggactcccccttttcctttggtggggtggccggccaccatggggaagagtccacttgggactcctcctcccttaggctggccggccaaggtggttggagtccctctgggactccaccttccatgctgatttcttccagactcttcttgaaccttctagaaccttccaggaaAAATATCGGATCATTTTTCAAACcttgaaaatgacttcctatatatgaatcttattcttcggaccattccggacctcctcgtgatgtcctggatcccatccgagactccgaacaaaacttcgaactccattccatattccatatctacttaaacgacatcaaaccttaagtgtgtcaccctacggttcgtgaactatgcagacatggttgagacttctctccgaccaataaccaatagcgggatctggagatccataatggctcccacatattcaacgatgactttagtgattgactgaaccatttacatacgataccgattccctttgtcacacgatattttacttgtccgaggtttgatcatcggtattgtcgttgcctaatcgacggtacctcggaggagggatcctcacgagggggagaagaagtaggggccatagggcggagtgcacacgggacggtggtacgcgagttacccagcttcggaacacctgcacgatgatagggcctactgctgcttgtctggaattatctgggcgctttcgcgttgttacaatgagttgtggttgtgcctctagggctcccgggatccggcttataaaggcgcacggatctagggtttacatggagagtcctagccggattacagatagcctagctacgataCAATATCttaccgtgcacgtcacggatccgccttccatacacgtcgtactggatccgggttcctcatgggcctccctggatccgggtcactcctaggtcggtacggatccggcctgctgatcctgggctggacttcttccttcatgatcaacagcaactgggccgcccgatgggccacatgcctcatcaccatccgtgggccacccgggcttgccggatctaggcactgtcgatggtacacccatgaagtatacccacaacagtagcccccagagttctccgagtttcccctGCGGTTTCCGacttgctggtccatcatgatctccggcaaacgttggtaacgcggagaaacttgaagagctccaactttgcattttcttcttttttccaacttatagccggaaaatgctcccatcctgagggacttcatccatcgacgttccaaagaacatttccgggttactccctgcttgaaCGAAAGTCAATCTTATCTTCACAGaatcacccggaatcttaaaagactctaacggtttcggaaatccttcgtcttcagatcatgcttaacaacggaagttccgtatttcctgcacacaacttcctcatttcccgcgctaaagttTCGCAGACgcaaatcttcagccggaattttcgggagtgcatggttaagttacctccacgtcgttttaccgcatttgacctaaacacgtgtcatccatccaacggcgcgaccgttcagtttccaccgttggatccggatcccgaatctccgagcgcggcctataaataccccgcggcccggtaaaaattcattctttcaccccctctcaccacatcgtcttcctcctcgcgccgcgccgcccgccagatcttgATTCTGGCGAACTTCGCCCCGGTGAACTTCGAGTGCCGCCGAACCAAGGCTTCCCTCGCTCCAAGATTCTCACGTTTGAACGGGAAACttgctccgccgccgattcgtggtcacgcgggccgatttccttcaagttcggcgacctcatcttccgccggagctccgtcgcaccaccgcgccattagcggtaagtacgccggacttgtagaagacaacctagtgtagaagataggcttagtgatccgggtactcagacactttgtatgggtgcagccggaagcatgccactcgaatcgtcactttgcactggtagctcttcgagtagcccggatcccaaccaaatagaacccatatgcccggatcctatatcattcctgccaccgtatgtttccgacatcagactagctcaacctttttccgcatcttccagcaccgctccaagccggatccctaccctccaagagctccaagaagaactcgagggacaagctcggatggcagcaaaggtgcaggaggcggaaaacaagagggcgtccaaggcccggatccgtgaaggagaacgaggtcaatggtggccttgcgcaaccaccgacgtggagcttagagagctccagaacgagggaatgatctccacacactggagtttcgttcgtgactccgacgcccccaagccagaagccggagaagttgtcatgaccaaggcttggctggaacgcggactttcactcccttgttcggaattttttctctccatcctcaacacctacgggctccagccccacaacatttgccccaattcataccttctcttgtccaacttcgtgactctctgcgaaggacatcttgggatccggccagatgtcaagttgtggcaattctttttccgagtgaagaaagaaactaaggacaaagcaatggtgaactgcggaagcatgacgtttatgctccgccctaatcgtatgtatcctccccacgattcacacgagtccgtccggtactggaacgccggatggttctacgagaagaaTGCTCCTGTTCCGGATGTCCACGAAGGCCTTCCCCAGCtcgtcaacgaacctccggaagaacttgcaagctggagcttcgtccctccactcgccctgactccaaccttggagaaagctgcgcggagaatctcctggctagtccacgacggacttaccggagcccagcttacacttagctggttttcccggagaatccagccccttcgctacaacgcgcggttgatgtgcgcttacaccggggcggatgatcttctccgggttacccgccatgaTCTTCCGGCTGACTCTCTGAAAAGAAGactcaagacgctggtgaagattccgaggggccaacaggtcccggaactgttcaaggatatctacacgaacgatcagtgtcctccggtaagcttcgttctttccgttgcttcaaacttcacaaggataactctaacttctgttcattttccttccagctcaatactttggcggaggacaacttccgcaccatcattcgcgtccccgttaccagcgacacggcggaggaggctccggaagacgacgaggaggaagaggaccaggcactcccgcaaggcggccctcgacctacaaagcgtccccgcgccaaggctcccggctctgaagccggagctagcggcgaggcctccgccaagaagccaaagacgacgaaaccacctccgcttgactcaaggaaggcggagcgtgcgcgtctacggatgctctcgacggctggccagggcacacgccccatcattcccggtgccccgtgagtttccgagcatgatgcgatttttacttagcgaaattatttcttgtctaaaccctttcacttgtttgcaggaatccgaaaaccgctgccacgcggaccaccagccaggagcccatcacgaagtacatgaagaaatctccggctgttggtccctctactccagttccacccagcgcttcccacccaactcctcaaccgtcgcctcctcaggctgacccatctcccccgcctgccgcaaacactccaccggagataattccggttagcagcgggcacgtggaggaagaagatcccaaggccaaaagccctgcccaagaagaggcggaaacacaaggccaaggagatgcggaagtcacttccgagaaggctggagagggcgctggcgacatagtcgtttttccgaagaacttcggggatccggcggacaccacttccacccccaaggcgtatgccaccaagttttttaacaagctgactgaggcggagaagtgggaacttgaacaagacctgctcaacgccatgctgaacaacgcctgggggaagccggattccaggacatcggagatccaggacttcaagaaaaacattggccagttctgcgatcaacttatctgcaagcaaaaggtactcccccaaAGAGGCccacaagcatgtaggcggaaactcaaaaagtagttagcgcttaaatgcttagagaaaaattacttccgggaaagttttttagaatggaccagtagcccccaagcattatggcggaaaagttccggcaatgatgctttaaaagaaaccactgctacaggcggaatttttactcctgcactgtttaaattttacaggaacagcaggcgctgcactacgagctgcacaagaacattgccctgcagcgccgcgttactctgagtcaggcggaaaatatccggaccctgaaggatgagaatgcggaactggctaaacaactggcagacgcccaaggttggttcccgccttcttcgttattaaccaaattccgacttcaaatttgctgttaacgtatattattataggcgcatcctcctcccttgcaacagcttcgatcgaacttgagaacctgcgctcctcgtaccaagaattggagacgaagctaaaggaggcggaacttaagagggagcaggccgaaaagcagctggcggagaaaaactccgagcatatcagggagaagggcgagctggagctgaaaaagaatgctgacggcgagaccatcaggaggcagcaaaaagagctcaacggactccggaaatttatggagacagcggagcagcactgggacttgctcaatgagaacatcttgggtatgatatcggaaccttgtcaagatatttgctccgattcttttttactttgcgctcaaattgcatgcttatatcctgattatctttttatgtagagccgcttgggtacccggaacagcgccggaatttgttcccacgagacgatcttctgcaactcgcgggtgatgactgcaaggatctcatctccgcc
It includes:
- the LOC139834009 gene encoding uncharacterized protein gives rise to the protein MLSTAGQGTRPIIPGAPNPKTAATRTTSQEPITKYMKKSPAVGPSTPVPPSASHPTPQPSPPQADPSPPPAANTPPEIIPVSSGHVEEEDPKAKSPAQEEAETQGQGDAEVTSEKAGEGAGDIVVFPKNFGDPADTTSTPKAYATKFFNKLTEAEKWELEQDLLNAMLNNAWGKPDSRTSEIQDFKKNIGQFCDQLICKQKEQQALHYELHKNIALQRRVTLSQAENIRTLKDENAELAKQLADAQGASSSLATASIELENLRSSYQELETKLKEAELKREQAEKQLAEKNSEHIREKGELELKKNADGETIRRQQKELNGLRKFMETAEQHWDLLNENILEPLGYPEQRRNLFPRDDLLQLAGDDCKDLISASRKICHNLNIKRSRTCDVRKLIGKMDVLPELVTDLQASSARGAAAMALTMCLAHTPGLDLDEVTTGVPPDVDVGELLDAVSGYDTRIARRIRHEEFYNKVVLAADEPLEAELLKDLDAQSTTKTRKTYDNYDDAEE